From one Lasioglossum baleicum chromosome 11, iyLasBale1, whole genome shotgun sequence genomic stretch:
- the LOC143213618 gene encoding uncharacterized protein LOC143213618: MAKAKGTLRDPRKRKGRLRKPHVAMLVYEFLDRQWRTLHDSNRNGYSSHSPKCPNEGQDSPSSRVSEAKHKINKRKKSGNSKMYLAKRGEVFKEPVMNTCVCKHGGEGIRKMKKYIQKALDFGIESGYLIPKDQAYRVLRVSSDLVSDGNYLKDIKSSSREVSQGRNGRLDRTPNKLRNCEVHDARCRRSHRKRRSRSGSGSRRRTSRRRKRGRKRSRSINRQQEVVEDDDCQFDKQPEKKNSTENASKEIRHNDQSNESDGEKTTIKKEEEGSDMSVDEDETDEDEKKGDDGNKS; encoded by the exons ATGGCGAAAGCAAAGGGAACCCTGCGAGACCCTCGCAAAAGGA AAGGGCGCCTCCGTAAACCACATGTCGCAATGCTCGTGTACGAGTTCCTCGACCGACAGTGGAGGACCTTGCATGACAGCAACCGTAACGGCTACTCATCCCACTCGCCTAAGTGTCCCAACGAAGGTCAGGATTCCCCGAGTTCCCGTGTCAGCGAGGCCAAACATAAGATCAACAAACGGAAAAAGTCGGGAAATTCGAAAATGTACTTGGCCAAACGGGGGGAAGTGTTCAAGGAACCGGTTATGAATACGTGCGTCTGCAAACATGGTGGTGAAG GGATAAGGAAGATGAAGAAGTACATTCAAAAGGCCCTGGACTTCGGTATAGAGTCGGGATACCTAATTCCAAAAGACCAAGCGTATAGAGTTCTTCGCGTATCTTCGGATCTTGTCAGTGATGGCAATTATCTGAAAGATATCAAGAGCTCTAGCAGAGAAGTTTCGCAAGGTCGAAATGGCAGGCTTGATAGAACACCGAACAAATTAAGAAATTGTGAGGTGCACGATGCTAGGTGCAGAAGATCGCACAGGAAGCGGCGATCTAGATCAGGAAGTGGATCTAGGAGACGGACATCTCGCCGGCGGAAACGTGGAAGAAAACGCAGCAG GTCCATTAATAGGCAGCAGGAGGTCGTCGAGGACGACGATTGCCAGTTTGACAAACAGCCAGAGAAAAAGAACAGCACAGAGAACGCTTCCAAAGAAATAAGGCATAATGATCAATCGAATGAGTCGGACGGCGAGAAAACAACGATTAAGAAGGAGGAAGAGGGCTCGGATATGTCCGTCGACGAGGACGAGACGGACGAAGACGAGAAGAAGGGGGACGAcgggaataaatcgtga